The Haladaptatus paucihalophilus DX253 nucleotide sequence TGACCGGCGGCGTTCCGCTACCCTCCGCCTCGACAGCGATTCACACAGAACCTCTCCGTCGGACGGCAGAATGAAGTCCTCCGGCTTACAGTCATACGATAATGGCCGACCGACCCCGGCGCGTTCCGTTTACCGTCTTCTCGTCAGTCACGCGGCAGCGACGCCGGGTGTTTCTCTATATCGCGTCGTTCGTCGGCGTCATCGTCCTGTACACCGTCGCGTACATGTGGGGGATGGCGACGTTCCAAGGCGAAACCCGGACCGTCCTGCAGGCGTTTTCCATCGTCGTCGAGACGTTCACGACGACCGGATACGGGGTGGATGCGGGCCAGTGGACGACGCCGCAGATGCGCCTGCTGATGGTGTTGATGCAGATGTCCGGGGTGATACTCATCTTCATGGCCCTCCCGGTGTTCGTCGCGCCGTGGGTACAGGAGGCACTTCGCGTGAGTCCCCCGACGACCATCGACGACGACGTGGAAAACCACGTCGTCATCTGTGGCTACTCGCCGCGCGCCGAGACGCTCATCGACGAGTTTCACTCGTGGGACCACGAGTACGTCGTCGTCGTCAGGGACCGGGACGCCGCGCTCGATTTGTACGAACAGGACATCACCGTCGTCCACGGCGACCCCGAGTCGGCCGACGCGCTCCGAAACGTCCACGTCGAGGACGCGGACGCCGTCATCGCCGACGCGACCGACGAGCAGAACGCGAGCATCGCGCTTGCCGTCCGCGAGGTGTCCGAGACGGTTCGCGTCATCAGTCTCGTGGAGAATCCCGACCTGACGAACTACCTCCAGTACGCCGGTGCGGACCAAGTGTTCTCGCCGCGCCACCTGCTCGGTCACAGTCTGGCGGAGAAGGTCACGGCGTCCGTGACGACCGACCTCGGCGAGACCGTCACCATCGGCGAAGATTTCGAAATCCTGGAACTGTCGATTCAAGCCGGGTCGGATATCGACGGGACGAGGCTCGACGAGAGCGGCGTTCGGGAGCGCACCGGCGCGAACATCATCGGCCTGTGGCGGCGCGGGGAGTTCCAGAGTTCGCCCTCCCCGACGACCGAGTTGGACGGCGACACGATTTTGCTCGCGGCCGGACGGGAGACGCAGCTCGAACGGCTGAAGGAGATGACCATCTCGGACGGTCGCGGACCCGTTCGGAGTTCGATACTCGTCGCCGGATACGGGGAAGTCGGTTCGACGGTGGAAGAGACGATGCAGTCGAAATCGGTGCGAACCACGGTCGTGGACAGGGAGGAGAAACCCGGCGTGGACGTGCTCGGCGACGTGACCGACGAGGACGTGTTGCGGGAGGCGGGCATCGAGTACGCCAACGCGCTCATCCTCGCGCTCGCGGACGACACGACGACGATTTTCGCCACGCTCATCGCGCGCGAACTCGCGCCGGGCGTCGAAATCGTCGCCCGGGCGAACGAGACGGACAACATCGGAAAGCTGTACAGCGCGGGCGCGGATTACGTCCTCGCCCTCGAAACCGTGAGCGGTCGGATGCTCGCCTCGACCATCCTCGAAGGTGAGGAGATAATCTCGCCCGACAAGCAGATAGAAATCCTCAGGACGACCGCGCCGCGACTCACCGGCCAGACGTTGCGGGATGCGGCGGTCAGAACCCGGACGGGCTGTACCGTCATCGCCGTCGAGCGAAACGGCGAGGTCATCACCGACCTCGGGCCGGATTTCGTGGTTCGCGGCGGCGACCAACTCATCATCGCCGGAACGGACGAGGACACGAACGAGTTCGCCGAAATCGCGCAGTGAGTCTTCCGCTCACACGACCGCCGAGGCGACCCACCACGTCACGAACGCCTCGATGAACGCCGCGACGACGAAGACCGGGAGCAAGCCGAGCAGGACGTAGTAGGCGCGGACGAGTTCGCTCGCAACGGCGTCGGCCGACGACCGACCGCGAACGTAGGACCACGCGACCCCGCCGAGATGTAAGCCGAGCGCACCCGCGACGGACAGGCCGGGGATTTCGATGATTCCGTGCGGGAGGATGAGCGCGAGGGCGAACGTGGGGTCGGGAAGGAGGCCGATGACGGCACCGACCACCGCACCGTTGAACAGCAGCGCGACGAGCGTCGGGACGCCGAACCCGAGCCCTGCGAACGCCGCCGCGATGGAGACGAACCAGTTGTTCGCGGCCAGCTTGACGAACACGTCTATCGGGAACGACCCGAAGACGTTGCTCGTCACGTCCGGGCGAACGCTTTCGAGCGTGAACGGTTGGACCGCGAGCCAGCCGCCGACGCCGCCGACCGCGAAGAGCGAGAGCGCGCCGAGAACGAGAAGCGGTCTCCGGACGAGGAACGTCCGCAGTTCGTGAATCCCACGACCGAATGCGCCGCGGACCGACCCCCGACCGTTGGACACCGCGGATTCAGAATCGATATACAGCGCCGTCTTCAGCACGCCGAGCGCCGGAAGCACCCCGAAGAAGAGGAGGAGTGCGGCGACTCGACTGACGCCGAGGAAACTCAATCCGGCCGTCACGACGCCGAACACGCCGAACGACGCGACAACGACGACGATGTAGCCCGCGACGCGGGCCTTGTGGTGACGGACGAAACTCCCGCTCCGTCGCAGTCCACCGCGAACGCCAACGTCGTCGATGACGATGGCCTGCGGGACGAACAGGAAGAGCAGGTAAACCGCGAGGAGGACGACGAAGAGCACGAGAGCCAGCACGAGCGACCCGAGGACCGCCGTGACGGTACCCCCACTCGTCACCGCGACCTCCGCGACGCCGAACGCGACGAAGACGAGGAAGTACGTGAACAGACGGGCGAGCGACAGCAGGATGAACCTCGTTCCGTCCCTGCTCGCACCGGCGACGCCGGCCCCAATCGCTCGTTCGGTTCGAAGCGGCGTCGGGAGGGGAACGGTGGCCACGTCGCCGTCGGTCGCACTCGCGCGCTCGTTCCGCAGGGTCCTCATCACGGCGTGTACTTGTCCCGCCCCGACGAGCGCGCGGGCGACGAACACGACGACGAGACTGCACAGAACGGACGCGACGAGGATGACGATGACCTCGGGCGTAAACGCGCCCATAATCGCGTCCCGCAGTCGCTCCACGGCGGCGGGATTCGTTTCGATTCCGTTCAAATCGCTCCGTCGAAACGCGGCGAATACGGCGTCGAGTCGCCCGGTTCCCGCGAGGAGCAAAAAGGCCAGCACGAGTCCCACTATCGGGAACGTCTGTGCCATGAGGTTGATGCTCGCCCCCGCGAGGAACAGCGGGAGGACCGAGGCCGGGCGGCTAAGGAGGACCGTTCGAACCGACGCGCTCGCGTCGCTGAACTTCATACGGGAAACCTCTCACTCGAATTAGATATGTGTGATGGTGAAGAAGGTTGTGCGGTGATGTCTGGTTGGTAGTTGTGATGGTTGGGATGGTGGTGATAGTGGTTTTGTTGCGGTAGTGGTGACGGTGGGGACGGTGGAAATGGTGATTCCGTCGTGGTAGTTCTGATAGTGGGGCTTGTAGTGATGGTGATGTTGGTAGTAATAGTGATGCTGTCGCGGCAGTTGTGATGGTTGAGATTGTAGAGATGGTGGTATTGTCGCGGTAGTCGTGAGAGTGAGAACGGTAGTAACAGTGGCACCGTCGCGGTAGTCCTGAGGGTGGGAAGTATCGCGATGGTTGCGAGCGTCGGGATTCTTTCGAGGGTACCGAACGTACCGTTGGAACGAATCGTACCGTGAGTGCTGACTACCGTGATGGTTTCGATGGTAGCGATAGTACGAATAGTAACTGAGTGTACGTCGGTTACCGGTCCGCGTCGTATTCGATGGTGAGGAACCGTCGACCGAACACCCACATCGCGTGTTCGGCGTGGATGCCGTCACCCTTCGGAGCCACGCGGAACCGCTGTTCCATCGGGAGCGCGACCGGACCGAGCGGCGTGCGGAGATACAACCCCTCGTCGCCCGTCTCGCTTCGGGTCGTCAGTTCGATGCCGGTCCCCTCGCCGTCTTCGTCACCGACCGACCCGTCGAGCGTTCGCACGTGCAGGACGGTGCTCAGGTTCGACCACGGGAGCGGGACGGCGATGTTGACGTAGCGGATTCCGTCCCGAACGTGGCTGGCGTAGATGGCGACGAAGACGGCGGTTCCCGTCCCGTCCGTTCGAATCCACGCTCGCGCCCCGTCTCGGTGGTCCTCGTCCGGGTCGATGGCGACGAGTTCGCTGGTGAGGGGGCCGCCGGACGACTGCCACGGGCCGGGGAGGTTGAGCTGTTCGATGCGGCTCGTGAGTCGGGCGGCGAGCGCCGCGCCGACCCGGAAGCCGCGGTGCCAGTGCACCCGATACGCCATGTCGTAGTCCGCGGTGCGCTCGTAGAACCGTCTGACCTCCGGGTGCACCTCGTCGGGGTCGAAGTCGGGACGGGCGAACGCCGCCATGTCGTCCATCTCGCCCGACAGTTGCACGCTGGTCGTAACGTCGTTCCGTTGAAGATAGTCCGAACCTACCCGGGTGCTGGCGACGAGCGGACTCAACGGAACGTCCCGTGTTTGGCGGAATGCCGAACGAGCGCGGCGACCGACCGCGACGACGGAGACGAGAAGTGCGAGAAAGAATCCGACGGCGCGTCGGCGCGGATGGGCGGGCCACACGGTCATGCTATACGATTAGTCATCTCCGTATTTCAATTCATTCCCGCCCTGTCACGCGGTTATCGGGCGTATAATAAAGACGCGTGAAGTGTTTTCTCGGTGGTGTGAGCACCTTCGGAATCAACTGGCGGAAAACGTCCGACCGTGAAACGGACCGACCGGACGCGGAGACCGGACAGTCGGACGACGAGAACGCGGCTCGTCGGTCGTACTCGATTCGCGCCCTCCTTCCCGGACCGTACGTTCGCTACCCAAAGGAGTGACGAGTCGGTCCCGCTACTCGCCGTGCCAGTCTAACACGGTCGCCGCCCACGTGTAGCCCGTCCCGGCGGCGAGGAAGCAAACGACGTCGCCCGATTCGACCAGTCCGTTCTCGAGTCCCGCGTCCAGCGCGAGTATCTGGTCCACGCTCTGGACGTGCCCGAACTCGTCCAGATAGTAGTTCGCCGTGTCGAGCGTCGAACAGAGGTAGTCGTGGAACGACCGTTTCATGTGCGTCAGCGCGACGAATCCGAGGTCGTCCCGGTCGTAGTCCGACCGCGAGAGCGCGGTGTCGGCCACGTCGAGGAAGTTATCGAGGCTGACCTCGCCCAATCGTTCCTTCATGCCGTCCGGGTCGGGCACGTCCAAGGTGTGGAGGTCCGCCGCCACGGTCGCCTCGCTGGGCGGGTTGCGCGACCCGCCAGCGGGCATCACCACGTCCTCCGAGAAGCGGCCGTCCGTTATCGCGGCGCTCTCCCGGACCGTGGCGACGGGGTCGTCCGGCGCTTCTTCGAGCACCATCGCGCACGCCCCGCTGCCGAAGTTGAACATGAACGAAGAGTCCTCGTTCTCGTAGTTCACGAGGTCCTCCTCCCGACTCGCCGAGACGAGCAGGATTCGCTCCGGGGCGTCCGCGACGAGGGTGGCTTTCGCTTGCCGGAGCGCGATGGGCGCACCGGCACAGAGCGCGTAACTCTCGCTGGCGAACGCGTTTTCCGCGCCGATGCGCTCGGCGACGTTCGCCGCGGCGCTCCAGACGACGAAATCCTTGAACTCGCTGCCGTGATACAGCACCGCGTCGAGGTCAGTGGCTTCGATTCCGGCGTGGGAAAGCGCCCGCTCTGCGGCTTTCACGCACATGTCCGCCGCGTGGTCGCCGTCCGGCGGGCAAACGTGCTTTTCGCGGATGCCCATCTTCTCGACGACGACTTCCTCGGGAATCGCGCTCCGGCGAGCGATTTCTTCGCCCGTTACCGTCGCTTCGGGAACGTACAGTCCGTAGCCCGTGAGTCCGACCATTATCTGAACCTCCGGAGCCGTGCGGGAATCTCTTTTGAGACGGGACCGCCGAGGCGGTCGCGGAGCGTGCCGAGCAACCCGTTCGGGACGAACAACACGAACAGCACGAACAGCGTGCCGACGTAGAGGCTCGCGTGGCCGTTCAGGAACGTCTCGATGGCTCCCTGTACCGTCAGGCCGTTGTAAATCGTCGTTCCCATGACGCCCGACCCGAGGTGTGTTCTGAGGTACGGCAGGAGTCCGCCGCCCTCGCCCGCCTTCGACAGGAACTCGCGGAACGTCTCGTTGAACAGTTGGCCGTACAGCGGTCCGGCGAGGGTGCCGAACCCGCCGATGATGGAGGCCAACAGTGCGTCACCCGCGACGAGGAAGTTGAACGACTCGTCCGGGGAGACGGTTCGTTCGTAGCCCGCCAGCAGGCCCCCCGCCACGGCGGCGAAGAAGGCGCTGATGGCGAACGCGCCGAGTTTGTAGCGGAAGGTGTCGTACCCCACCGCGATGGCGCGTTCCTCGTTTTCGCGGATGGCGACCATCACTTTGCCGAACGGCGAGTGGATGATTCGCTGCATGGCGAAGTAGCAGACGAGCACCACGAGACCGATCATGTAGTAGGACACCTCCGTCTGACCGAGGTGGACGAATCCGAGCGATACCTCGTCACCGGTCAGCGCCCCGATGGAGAGGTTCAGCGCATCGACGCCGGGGACGCCGATATTGAGGCCGTTGGCCCCGTTCAGGAAGATGCCGTCGCGCGGGTTCGACCCGACGTAATCCCAGCCGCGGACGAAGACGTACAACACCTGCGCGAAGCCGAGGGTTATCATGGCGAAGTAGACCCCCGTCAGGCGGAACGATACGGCTCCAATCGCCAGCGCGAGCGCGACGGCGACCAGTCCCGCGACGACGAGCGACACCATGAACGGCGTTCCCGGCGGGAGGAGCGGAATCTTGTCGTTCGCCGTGAGGATGACGAAGTACGCGCCGGTCCCGTAGAACGCGGCGTGGCCGAACGAGAGGTACCCCGTGTAGCCGCTGATGAAGTCGAACGACATGGCGAACAGGCCGAAGTAGAGGACGGGTATCATCGTCTCCACGCGCGGGAGGAGCGTCGCCGCCTCCGTCCCGAACGGCGAGTTCACCAGCAGGTGATACAGGCCGGGATAGGCCGCGAGGAAGGTGATAACCGCGAGGTGGACGATGTGGTCGCGGGTGTACTCTTCGACCCACGAGGCGTCCGTCTCCGAAATCGACCGCTCCGCGTCCGTTCCGGTTTCGGTGCTAATGGCCCCCCACCTCCTCGACGCCGAACAGGCCCTGCGGCCGGAGGATGAGGACGACCACGAGGATGAGGAAGATGGTCATCTCGGGCAGTCCCGCGAAGTCGATGGCGTTGACGAACCACCACGACATCGCCGCGTCCACCATGCCGACGAGGAGCGCCGCGACGACGGTCCCTCGGAACGTCCCGAGGCCGCCGACGATGACGACGACGAACGCCGGGAGGAGCGCTTCCGAGGCGACCGGGACGCTGGCACCCCACTTCGGGTCCCACATGAGCAACACCCCGGCGATTCCGGCCAATCCGGTGCCGAGCGCAAAGACGACGGTGAACACGCGGCGAACGTCGATGCCGAGCGCTTCGGTCATCTCCGCGTCCTCGCTTCCCGCGCGGATGACGAGTCCGTAGCGGGTCCGGGTCAGGAAGGCCCAGATTCCCGCGACGGTGAGCACGCCGAACGCGATTTCGAAGAGCGCGAGGCCGTTCACCGAGACGGAGCCGAGTCCGATCTGGTTCGTCAGGAAGCCGGGTTTCGTCCCGAAGGCGTCCTGCCAGTCGGTCTGGGGTTGCATGCCGTAGAACAGCACTGCGATTCGGACCAGTTCGTTCAGCACGAGCGTCAGCCCGAAGGTGAGCAGAATCTGGTACACCGGCGGGCGGTCGTACAGTTTGCGGATGAGGCCGACTTCGACCGCGGTTCCGAGTCCGGCGAGCAGGGCGAAGACGACCACGACGGCCACGAAAAACAGGGCCAACCGCGTGATAGAACTGCCTCCGGCGGCGACGAACGCGACCATCACCAACCCGCCGAGGTACGCGCCCAACATGGTCAGCGACCCGTGGGCGAAATTCAACACACCCATCAGGCCGAAGATGAGCGTCAAGCCGCTCGCAATCATCACGTACAGCGCGGCCTTCGCCAACCCCTGAATGAACACCGACGCGAGCGTCGATGGCCGGAGGAAATCCCCCAGCGCGCTTCCGACCCCCGCGAGCGGAACGAGTTCCATCATGCCGAGAGATACCTCCGGAGTCGCTCGTCGTCCATCGACACCTCGTTCGCGTCGCCCTGTTCGACGACGCGTCCGTTGTCGAGCACGTAGAACCGATCAGCGAGGTCGAGCGCCAGCGGGAGGTTCTGCTCGACCAGCAACAGCGTGGTATCCGTCGCCGCCTCTGCGAGCGCCTCGGCGACGGCCTCGACGATGAGCGGGGCCAGTCCCTCGCTCGGTTCGTCCACCAGCAGGAGTTCGTTCTCCCCGACGAGACCGCGGACGAGGGCCAACATCTGCTGTTGACCGCCGCTGAGATTTCCGGCCTCGCGGTCGCGGTGCTCTTCGAGGTCGGGGAACGTCTCGTAGGCGAGCGAGAGGGCCTCGTGCACGTCCTCCCCGCTCGGCACCGCCACCCGGATGTTCTCCTCGACGGAAAGTTGCGTGAACACCCGCCGCTCCTCGGGAATCCATCCGATTCCCATCTCCGCGACTTCGTGGGTGCTCTTGCCGATCAGTTCCGTGCCGCGGAACCGGACGCTCCCCCGCCGCGGCGGGGTCAGTTGGAGGATGGTGCGGAGCGTCGTCGTTTTCCCGACGCCGTTTCTGCCGACGAGGGCGACGACTTCGCCCGCTTCGACTTCCATCGAGACGCCCTCCAAGACGTGACTCTCGCCGTAGTACGTGTGGGCGTCCTCGACGGTCAGCAGGCTCACGCGATACCCTCCTCGACCTCGTAGCCGCCAAGGTACGCCTTTTGCACGTTCGGGTCGTCCCGCACCGACTCCGGCGTGTCGTCGGCGATGACAGACCCCTGATTCAACACGACGATGCGGTCGCTGACGCGCATCACGATGTCCATGTTGTGTTCGACCAGCAGCACCGCGTGGTCCTCGGCCACGTCCTCGATGAGGTCGATTATCGTCCCCACGCTCTCGGAAGAGACGCCCGCGTTCGGTTCGTCGAGCAGGAGTACGTCCGGGTCGCCCGCGAGCGCGATGGCGACCTCCAACTGGCGCGTCTGGCCGTGGCTCAGGTTCCCCGCCGTCGTCTCGGCGAAGTCGTCGAGTTCCACGCGCTCCAGAATCGCGTGGGCCTCTTCGGTGTGCTCCGGGAACGCCCTCGCGTTTCGAATCGGATTGGCCGACCCGTCCCCGTGTGCCTGCACCGCGACGCGGACGTTTTCGAGGACGGTACTCGTCGGGAAAACGTTCGTTATCTGGTAGGACCGGTGGAGTCCTAACCGCGCCGTCTCGTGGGGCTCCGTCCCCGTGATGTCCCGCCACGACCCGTTCGTTCGGAATTCGATGCTGCCCTCGCTCGGCGCGAGCACGCCGGTCAACAGGTTGAAAAACGTCGTCTTGCCCGCCCCGTTCGGCCCGATGAGCGAACACAGTTCGTCCGCTTCGAGCGTAAAATCCACGTCATCGACGGCGACCAAGCCGCCGAACCGTCTCGTCAGCCCCGTAGTTCGGAGCATGTTAGAGCGAGCAGGACATTCCGGCCGCGTCCTTCGGGATGGTCGCCTCCTCTCCCTCGATGGTGGCGAGCGGCTCGCCGGGCATGACGGCGGCGTCCCAGTTGTCTGCCCACTCGTCCGTGGTCGGGACTGGGTTGGCGACGGTCATCGAAGAGCGGGCCTGATTGTTGTACTTCTGGAAGACGTAGCCGCCCTCTCCCTTCGGCGTGTCTTTCACGGTCATACCGCGCATGGCCTCCGCGATGTCGGTCCCTTTGGTGGAACCGCTCTGGTGGACGCCCTGCACGATGGCCGATGCGGCGGTGAAGGTGCCCGAAGTGAACAGGTCCGGAACGACGCCGTAGGCCTTGGTGTACGAATCGACGAACGAGGTGTTGATATCGTTGTCGTACTGGTTCCAGTGATAGCGGGTCGTGAACGGGCCGAGTTTCGTCTTCTCTATCTTCTCTTTCGTCAGCGGTTTGCCGATGACTTTCTGCATCGTCTGGCCGACCACCTTGTTCGTGATTTGGGTCGCAAAGCCGCCGAAGACGCGGTAGTCGTAGCTTCCGGAGAGGTATTCGGTGAACAGGTTCGGGAGCGTGGCGACGGTGAATCCGCCGACGATTCCCTGTGCGCCCGCATCCTGTGCCTTGTCGAGCAGGCCCTTCCACTCCGAGTGCTCCTGCGGGACGAACTTCTTGCCGACGATTTCGACGCCTTCGTCCTCGAGTACCTGCTCGTAGTTGTTCACGACGGCCTTGCCGAAACTGTAGTCGGCCCCGAACAGGTACACCTTCTTCACGTCGGTTTCCTTGGCGACGTACTTCCCGCCGCTTCGGGCGTCCATCGCGGTGTTCTCGCTCGCGCGGAAGACGAGGTTGTTGCACGTCTCGCCGTCCGAGGTGATGGATGCAGACGCGGCCGGTCCGGCGACGTACGGCACGCCGCTCGCCTTGGCCACCGTCTTGATGACCGTCGTCGCCGAGGACGACGACGCACAGCCGAAGAGCATATCGACCTTCTGGTCCGTCACGAGGTTCGTCGCCAGTTTCTTGGCCTTGCTCTGGGAGAACCCGGTGTCGCGGACGTACAGTTCGAAATCGGTGTCGCCGACCGACACGACCGTTTTCCCGCTCTTGACGCCCGTCTTCGGGTCGGCGTCGGCTTTGTAGGCCAGTCCCGAAAGGAAGCCCCACAGGCTCTGTTGTCCGTAGTATTTGAGGCTCCCCGAAATCGGTTGGAGAACGCCGATTTTCACCGTCCCCGATACGTTCTTGGTCGTCGTCATGCCACCCGTTCCATTGTCGTTCCCCGATTTGTCGTCGTTCGTCGTATCGTTTGTGTCATCGTTTCCAGTGCACCCTGCCAATCCGGCAATCCCGACCGCACCCGCCGACGTGAGGACGTTGCGCCGTGTCAGTCTCCGCCTTGTCATACCACCTATACCGGGAGTTACGAGCGGCAAATACTGCAGGGTTAACATGTGAACAGAACGGAATCGGGCCGGTTCACATATCAACCGTGGATTTTTCCTCGCTATCGCTCGGAGTTTGAAATATGGCAGACGACGCGGTAACGCCGCCGACGTTCGACCCCGACGAGGTACTGCACGTCGAAGACGACCACTTCACGCCCGAGAACGTGGCTATCGTGACGGGCGCGGCCTCCGGAATCGGTCGTGCGACGACGCTCGCGCTCGCCGCGAACGACCTCACGGTGGTCGGGACGGACGTGGACGAGGACGGCCTGGCCGAGACGACCGACCGCGCCGAGGAGTTGGAACTCGGACGAAACGTCGAAACGGTAGTTGCCGACCTCACCGACGAGGACGAGATAGACCGCATCGTCTCCCACGCGGCGGACGCGGGCGCGGTGAAATATCTGGTCAACGTCGCCGGACTCCAGCACATCGACCCCATCGACGAGTTCCCGGCCGAGCGGTTCGACCTGCTCCACGACGTGATGGTCCGCGCGCCGTTCCTGCTGGCGAAGGCCTGCCTGCCCCACATGCGCGAGAGCGGCGATGGAACGGGCTGTATCGGCAACATGGCGTCGGTTCACGGCCACTACACCACCTCCGATAAGGTGGCCTACAACGTCTCGAAGTTCGGCCTCCGCGGCCTCACGCAGTCCCTCGCCGCCGAGGGCGACGGCGACGTTCGCGCCTTCTCGGTCAGCACGGGCTACGTGAAGACGCCGCTCGTGACGGACCAGATACCGGACACCGCCGAACAGCGCGGTATCAGCGTGGACGAGGTGGTCGAGGACGTGATGCTGGGCCAAGCGCGGACGAAGGACATGATGACGCCGCAGGACGTGGCGAACCTGTTCGTCTTCGGCTTCTCCAAACACGCGGACCACCTGAACGGCGGCGACCTGCTGTTCGACGGTGGCATGACGTTGACCTACGAGTGAGAACCGTCGTGACGTCCGACCGACTCGCGGAGGACGGCGTGTCCGTCGAACACCGGGACTACGAGGCGATGGTACACGGCTTTGCCAACATGCTCGGCGTCGTGGACACGACGGACGAGTTTTTCGCCTACGCTGGCGAGCGACTACGGAGTACGTTCGAGGGAGAATAACGTTCAGTCGAGCAGTTCTAGCGCGTCCACGACGCGCTGTATCATCTTTCGCTGTCCGCGGCGGAGGTTCTTCGAGACGGCGGGTTTCGAGACGCCGAACTCGTCGGCCAGCGTGCCGAGGGTGGCCGACCGCGGACTCTGGAAGTAGCCGTCCCTGACGGCGTGTTCGAGCGTCTCGCGCTCCACGTCCGAGAGGTCCCGACAGCCGTCGATGAGCGTCATCGCGGCCCCCGCGTTCTGCACGAGGTTCTGTAGGTCCGGCAGGTCGGGCGTTTCGCGCGATACGACCTCGAACTCGTTGTTCCATTCGAGTTCCGAGAGCGCGCCCTCCGCGACGTCCTCGTGATCGAAGCCGACGTGCCACAGTTCGTGGCCGTCCTCGATGTAGAACGGGCCGGTGATGTAGCCGTCGTGGTTGCGGATGGACTCCATCGCCTCCGTCTGCCCGATGGTGGTTCGGATGTGCGCGACGTTCTCCCGCTTCGACAGCAGGGAACAGTCGTGCATGTTGTCGTGTTCGCGGAGCGCCCGTAGACCGTGTTCGAGTTCGGTTCGGTCGTCACCCTCGACCACCAACCGCGTCTCCAACTCCTCCCGCGCTCGATCGAAATCCCAGTGAACGGCCGAGTACGCCACGCCGTAATCGTCGGAGGAGTCGATGAACGGGCAGTCGTACTGCTCCATGTCCATCGTGAGGTCTATCATTATCGTTCGCTCTGTTACCGCGGAACATACGTAAGACGAGTTAAAATAGTTTCCTTATCGCTCGTTGCTGGCTGATTTCTCCTGTCGATAGTGAAAAAAGGCGGTGACGTCGATATTCACGGACCGGTTGCATTCTCCTCGTTGCGTCGCAGATACTGAAAGACGAGTGCGAACGCCAGCCCACCGGCGGCACCCGTAATCACGGGGGCAACCAGTGCCCCGTCGAAGACGAACACACTGAGCACACCCCATATCCCCGCCCACAGCACGACTATGATGGTCGAGTAGACCCATGGAT carries:
- a CDS encoding stage II sporulation protein M, coding for MKFSDASASVRTVLLSRPASVLPLFLAGASINLMAQTFPIVGLVLAFLLLAGTGRLDAVFAAFRRSDLNGIETNPAAVERLRDAIMGAFTPEVIVILVASVLCSLVVVFVARALVGAGQVHAVMRTLRNERASATDGDVATVPLPTPLRTERAIGAGVAGASRDGTRFILLSLARLFTYFLVFVAFGVAEVAVTSGGTVTAVLGSLVLALVLFVVLLAVYLLFLFVPQAIVIDDVGVRGGLRRSGSFVRHHKARVAGYIVVVVASFGVFGVVTAGLSFLGVSRVAALLLFFGVLPALGVLKTALYIDSESAVSNGRGSVRGAFGRGIHELRTFLVRRPLLVLGALSLFAVGGVGGWLAVQPFTLESVRPDVTSNVFGSFPIDVFVKLAANNWFVSIAAAFAGLGFGVPTLVALLFNGAVVGAVIGLLPDPTFALALILPHGIIEIPGLSVAGALGLHLGGVAWSYVRGRSSADAVASELVRAYYVLLGLLPVFVVAAFIEAFVTWWVASAVV
- a CDS encoding branched-chain amino acid ABC transporter permease → MMELVPLAGVGSALGDFLRPSTLASVFIQGLAKAALYVMIASGLTLIFGLMGVLNFAHGSLTMLGAYLGGLVMVAFVAAGGSSITRLALFFVAVVVVFALLAGLGTAVEVGLIRKLYDRPPVYQILLTFGLTLVLNELVRIAVLFYGMQPQTDWQDAFGTKPGFLTNQIGLGSVSVNGLALFEIAFGVLTVAGIWAFLTRTRYGLVIRAGSEDAEMTEALGIDVRRVFTVVFALGTGLAGIAGVLLMWDPKWGASVPVASEALLPAFVVVIVGGLGTFRGTVVAALLVGMVDAAMSWWFVNAIDFAGLPEMTIFLILVVVLILRPQGLFGVEEVGGH
- a CDS encoding ABC transporter ATP-binding protein codes for the protein MSLLTVEDAHTYYGESHVLEGVSMEVEAGEVVALVGRNGVGKTTTLRTILQLTPPRRGSVRFRGTELIGKSTHEVAEMGIGWIPEERRVFTQLSVEENIRVAVPSGEDVHEALSLAYETFPDLEEHRDREAGNLSGGQQQMLALVRGLVGENELLLVDEPSEGLAPLIVEAVAEALAEAATDTTLLLVEQNLPLALDLADRFYVLDNGRVVEQGDANEVSMDDERLRRYLSA
- a CDS encoding potassium channel family protein gives rise to the protein MADRPRRVPFTVFSSVTRQRRRVFLYIASFVGVIVLYTVAYMWGMATFQGETRTVLQAFSIVVETFTTTGYGVDAGQWTTPQMRLLMVLMQMSGVILIFMALPVFVAPWVQEALRVSPPTTIDDDVENHVVICGYSPRAETLIDEFHSWDHEYVVVVRDRDAALDLYEQDITVVHGDPESADALRNVHVEDADAVIADATDEQNASIALAVREVSETVRVISLVENPDLTNYLQYAGADQVFSPRHLLGHSLAEKVTASVTTDLGETVTIGEDFEILELSIQAGSDIDGTRLDESGVRERTGANIIGLWRRGEFQSSPSPTTELDGDTILLAAGRETQLERLKEMTISDGRGPVRSSILVAGYGEVGSTVEETMQSKSVRTTVVDREEKPGVDVLGDVTDEDVLREAGIEYANALILALADDTTTIFATLIARELAPGVEIVARANETDNIGKLYSAGADYVLALETVSGRMLASTILEGEEIISPDKQIEILRTTAPRLTGQTLRDAAVRTRTGCTVIAVERNGEVITDLGPDFVVRGGDQLIIAGTDEDTNEFAEIAQ
- a CDS encoding 3-oxoacyl-ACP synthase, coding for MVGLTGYGLYVPEATVTGEEIARRSAIPEEVVVEKMGIREKHVCPPDGDHAADMCVKAAERALSHAGIEATDLDAVLYHGSEFKDFVVWSAAANVAERIGAENAFASESYALCAGAPIALRQAKATLVADAPERILLVSASREEDLVNYENEDSSFMFNFGSGACAMVLEEAPDDPVATVRESAAITDGRFSEDVVMPAGGSRNPPSEATVAADLHTLDVPDPDGMKERLGEVSLDNFLDVADTALSRSDYDRDDLGFVALTHMKRSFHDYLCSTLDTANYYLDEFGHVQSVDQILALDAGLENGLVESGDVVCFLAAGTGYTWAATVLDWHGE
- a CDS encoding branched-chain amino acid ABC transporter permease — translated: MYHLLVNSPFGTEAATLLPRVETMIPVLYFGLFAMSFDFISGYTGYLSFGHAAFYGTGAYFVILTANDKIPLLPPGTPFMVSLVVAGLVAVALALAIGAVSFRLTGVYFAMITLGFAQVLYVFVRGWDYVGSNPRDGIFLNGANGLNIGVPGVDALNLSIGALTGDEVSLGFVHLGQTEVSYYMIGLVVLVCYFAMQRIIHSPFGKVMVAIRENEERAIAVGYDTFRYKLGAFAISAFFAAVAGGLLAGYERTVSPDESFNFLVAGDALLASIIGGFGTLAGPLYGQLFNETFREFLSKAGEGGGLLPYLRTHLGSGVMGTTIYNGLTVQGAIETFLNGHASLYVGTLFVLFVLFVPNGLLGTLRDRLGGPVSKEIPARLRRFR